ATCTGCTGGGAATCACCACGGCCTCCGCCAAACGATACAGGCATTGAATATCTGCTGGCGCTACATACCCCAGGAACCTGACCTGCTGCTCCAACCCCAGCCTGCGCACATGAGCAGCGATCCGGGGATAGAACTCGTTGAGTGTTCCAGTGCAAACCAGCGGGACGGTCAGACCATCCGCGCGCAGAGAAGCCAGTGCATCCAGCAAGCTCAGGTGATTCTTATGCGGCCAGGTCTGGGCAGGGTAGAAGATGAAGCGCTCAGGCAGGGCGAACTTACGCGCTGTTTGCGCCAGATCATCGGCTGTGGGAGGTGTATACGCCGCCAACACGGAGGCCATCGGTACCACGATCACCTTATCCTCCGGCAACCTATAGTGATGGAGCAGGTCCACCCTGGCCCAGCGAGAAGCCACGGCGACAGCAGCAGCCTGGTGGCAAAACCGGCGGTACCTAATTTCCCGGCTGTTGATCTCAGCCTGCGTGAACAACTCCGGCAAATGAAGATGCTGCAAGTCCCACGGCTGGTAGATACTGGGGATGTCGGTCAGGAAGCCATTCTGGGTCACGAAGTGCATTAGCCCGATCCCGGCCTGTTCGATCGCGCCATCCGAGACCGGCACTGGGATTGTCCTGTGCCAGTAGCGACTGAGGGGCTTCCAGAGCGACTGGACAAGAGGGGCAGCCTTCACTTTCTGCTTCCAGGTAGCAGGCCGGGGCGCCAGGCCATGCTTCAGCAAGCGGCACGGCCCGCCAATGTAGGGTTCCAGCCACGCGCAAGCATCCTCATACACCAGGAAGGCGTAGGTTTCGTCACCATCTTCTAGCCCTGACAGCGCACTGGCCAGTCCAATGACCACCTGCTGGACACCTCCCCACTGGCCATCGATCATCCGTGCGTCAAGACATACGCGAAGGGTTTGCATGGCTGTCCTCAGGGTTTGACTGCTAGAAAGGTGTACATCCGACCGGGCCGGGGCCGTTTGATTCGCATCCAGGCCAGCGTAGTTGCACCTGGCAGACGACTGATCATATCGCCTAACTGCCCCAGCTTGCGTCGGTACATGATCTGCGGGAAGTGTTCCAGTTCCTCCTGGGTGCGCACTACCGGAAAGGCGTTGATCAGACTATCCCAGGGGCCAAACACTTGCCGGACCTCCAAGTCAGCACGCTGGATAGCGTCAAGATACTGAGGAAGACGGTAGGCATTTTCGCCACCAGCAAGTTGATGAATTGGATGGTTGGCCAAGAACTGCGCTAGTTGTACGTCGTTATCGACTACGTGCTCACGACAGGCCAGCAAGATACCACCCGGCTTGAGCACACGGGCACATTCCAGCATGACTTGCGGCAGATCGCGGGTGTGGTGGAGCACCTGGCGCGCATAGACAATGTCCACAACGGCCTCAGGCAGGGGGATATCCTCGCCGAAAGCGTCGATTGGCTCGATCGGGTATGGCCCGCACAACCGGTTAATTGCCCCCCGCCCAACTTCATCCGAGGCGTCAGGCTCCAGCGCATAGATCTGCCGTGCCCCGTGAACTGCAAACGCGTACGACGCGATCCCTGCTCCAGCGCCCAGATCAAGGATCACCGCGTTCTTGACCCTCTCCTTCAGCAGACCCAATACTGCCGCGAATTCAGCAGACTGGCAGAAGCGCCGGGCTGCGGCAACCACATCTCGATCCAGATATGCATCTCGCACCAGATCGGCGTAGCGAGGGTCGTCCCGCAAGCGAAGGATAGCTTTATCAAGAGAGTGCATTATCTTCTCAGCTATATCTGTTAATCATCCTGTATCTTTCTGCCAACATAAATGAGTGTTCCAAAATGAGCAAAAGGTGCAAGACCTTCTTCCCTTGGCAACACCTTCTTCAACACATCATCATAGTTACGAAAATAGCTGAGTAAATACTCGCTGTCGCTGAACGAATGCGGATGCCCGATATCTGAGCCTGTTTCTTTAGCGAATTGCTCAACAGCCTTCAGATCATCCTCATTAGTCAAATCCTGTCCCAGTATTATCAACCCTGTTGGAGCAACAACACGAGCTAGCTGAGTCAAACACATATCAGGATCCCGAACATGATCCAGCACATTTATACAGACAACAAGATCAAAGTAGTCACTGGCAAATGGCGCTTCCTCAAGGGGATGATCATCAATGAGATATTCTCGTGCTTTCCATTTGTTTGACAGGTGAAAACCGTTGTAACTCACATAGTGCTTTGCCAGTGGATCGCTGGCAAACACATGGCGTGCTTCTCGGCCTTGCAGGATAATGCGCAGGTTTGTAAAAGGTCCGCAACCAAATTCAACGACATTGTTTAGGTGGTGTGGAACGTAGTGATAGTTCTCAAATTTCTCGGCCCACCAATGGTTGCGGTCATCGCCTCGTCCGCCTTCCACAAGGTTTTTGATCAGGGTCTTCAACGGCCCCAGATTTCGCCAACGTTTCCCCTTGGCGATGCTCCTATCCCAGTGATCCTGTTCCCAGCGCTGGGCTTGCTGCCATCTTTGCAGGGATATTTTCGACATCGGTCACCTCAACAAGTTCTCGCCCAAGCCCTCAAAACCTTGAAAGGATCTCTAGCTGCAGCAAGCTCAGTAAACTGCGAGTAGTGTGTTTGGTATTTCTGGGGGCTAGAAAGGAATAAGGTGAAGTCCAATAATGCCATTGAATTGTAAGTCTTTGCTTACAGGACGCCTTTTCTATTACTGGAGAGGCATCATCATGAATCGCTTGCACAATCTGCTCAGCGACGCGATCCCAGTTGAAGTGTGTATCAAGCAGCTGCCAGTTCAGGATTTGCAATTTCTTTAATTTCTGCTCAGGCAGTATCTGAAGCCATTCCAATATCTCTGCCACACGATCAAGGTTGTCTAATGGTACGTTGATGATACCAGGGTAATTTATGTATCCACTCTCGGGAGTGCAGATTGGAATCAGCCCCCAGGCCATTGCTTCAAGGACTGTGGTGGGATTTGCATCGGATCGGCCAACAGTAATCAGGAAATCATGTGAAGCAACAACCTCTCGGGAAGCCTGGTCGCTGAAATCTAAGTATCCGAGAGCTTTTACTCCTGGAATGGGTTTGCCGCGGCCAATCCACGAAAACATCATCCCTGGTAAGCGCTTCGCAATGTGCGCCAGATAAGTGGTGTTCTTGTAGATTGAGGTACCGCCAATGTACAGGAATGTCCGTTGCCCTGGCCGGTTGAACCTGTGTTTGATTACAGGGAAGTCAGTACGGTCTACAGCCAGATCAACATGAATCATTTTAGGGAGCCAGTGGGCGTACAACGATTCGCTGATGCCCGAAAACCAATAATTGCCGGTGATGGCCAGAAACAGGTCACAATAGGAGATAACCTTTTCCAAATGGGCAACTGCGTTGGGCATCCCATGAGAATATGGCGCCAAGGCAATAACCCTCTTCCATCCTTTGTTACGTATGCTGCGGTTGAAGATTGTCCAAGGGAAGGGGTGCGGATGCCCAAGTAACACGTCATCCTGCCCTGGTTTGATGCTCTCTACACTATCCCAATCATAGTACAAGACATCATACCCTTGCTCGTTTAGACGCTTGCCAATATTGCGCCCAATGGTGTCCGGAGCAGAAATGCACGGGCCGTGCGGGTAGATGAAATGCACTCTTGTCATTTGCTACCCCTAGTAGTGTCAGTGTACAGCTGCAACTCCGGTGGTCGCAATAATCGGAGGATGTATACCATGCTTGGTAACAGAATGAACACCAGCTGAGCCACAATCGAACCCCAGATTACACCTGAGATTCCGATCGTTTCTGTCAGGACAACAGATATTACAATGTTGCTGGCTGCCATCAGCAGACTGCAGACTGCCTGAAAACGTATCACCTGCAGACCATTAAGCAGCATGGCCACTGAACCGCCAAACGCACTTATGACAGTCCATATCCCGAAAGAAACCAGGAGCAGAGGTGAGGGAGTGACCGCATCCCCTACCCATAATTTAACAATCTGCTGTCCCAGGAGTACAAGAAGAATTGAAAATGGAATACTGATTGACAAGCTGATGGCAACAGATCGCACGAATGTTTGCCCGACCCAGGCCCTATCCCCCCTTGCGGTAGCTTCACCATAAGCTGGCCATGTAGGCATCAATAATGCGCTTAAAAATAGTATGATTATACTAAATAATTGTTTAACTATTGTATATTCGCTGACAGCATTGGGGCTAATTATATGGGCAAGCACAATGCTATCAGAAGAATAACCTATTACACTGGCTAACTGAAGAATGAAGAAAAACAGGCCAACCTCCAGTAGTTCTTGTCCGTAACTCCGACGTACTGCGCCCCAGTGTGGTCTCAACCATGGGCGCCTGATGCCGAACAGAATGATGCCGTTCAGGAATTGTGCTGCAATCGGCGCTAGCATGAGTGCTGCGATAAGCCAAGGCAAGCTAGCTCGCAGGTAAATCGCTAATAACACACCTGCCAGTGTAAAACACTTGCCAACCGCTTGCCAGAAGCTATCGAAGTAACCTTCCTGGTATCCCTGCTGAACACGTTGAACAATACCTAAGG
This portion of the Anaerolineae bacterium genome encodes:
- a CDS encoding glycosyltransferase family 4 protein → MQTLRVCLDARMIDGQWGGVQQVVIGLASALSGLEDGDETYAFLVYEDACAWLEPYIGGPCRLLKHGLAPRPATWKQKVKAAPLVQSLWKPLSRYWHRTIPVPVSDGAIEQAGIGLMHFVTQNGFLTDIPSIYQPWDLQHLHLPELFTQAEINSREIRYRRFCHQAAAVAVASRWARVDLLHHYRLPEDKVIVVPMASVLAAYTPPTADDLAQTARKFALPERFIFYPAQTWPHKNHLSLLDALASLRADGLTVPLVCTGTLNEFYPRIAAHVRRLGLEQQVRFLGYVAPADIQCLYRLAEAVVIPSRFESWGLPVSEAFMAGVPVAASTATSLPELVGDAGLLFDPTQPAEIAAAVRCLWVNEALRCTLIRRGIERARLFSWERTARIFRAHYRRITGRQLTEEDRALVAAPPPI
- a CDS encoding methyltransferase domain-containing protein, with the translated sequence MHSLDKAILRLRDDPRYADLVRDAYLDRDVVAAARRFCQSAEFAAVLGLLKERVKNAVILDLGAGAGIASYAFAVHGARQIYALEPDASDEVGRGAINRLCGPYPIEPIDAFGEDIPLPEAVVDIVYARQVLHHTRDLPQVMLECARVLKPGGILLACREHVVDNDVQLAQFLANHPIHQLAGGENAYRLPQYLDAIQRADLEVRQVFGPWDSLINAFPVVRTQEELEHFPQIMYRRKLGQLGDMISRLPGATTLAWMRIKRPRPGRMYTFLAVKP
- a CDS encoding class I SAM-dependent methyltransferase yields the protein MSKISLQRWQQAQRWEQDHWDRSIAKGKRWRNLGPLKTLIKNLVEGGRGDDRNHWWAEKFENYHYVPHHLNNVVEFGCGPFTNLRIILQGREARHVFASDPLAKHYVSYNGFHLSNKWKAREYLIDDHPLEEAPFASDYFDLVVCINVLDHVRDPDMCLTQLARVVAPTGLIILGQDLTNEDDLKAVEQFAKETGSDIGHPHSFSDSEYLLSYFRNYDDVLKKVLPREEGLAPFAHFGTLIYVGRKIQDD
- a CDS encoding glycosyltransferase family 4 protein, which codes for MTRVHFIYPHGPCISAPDTIGRNIGKRLNEQGYDVLYYDWDSVESIKPGQDDVLLGHPHPFPWTIFNRSIRNKGWKRVIALAPYSHGMPNAVAHLEKVISYCDLFLAITGNYWFSGISESLYAHWLPKMIHVDLAVDRTDFPVIKHRFNRPGQRTFLYIGGTSIYKNTTYLAHIAKRLPGMMFSWIGRGKPIPGVKALGYLDFSDQASREVVASHDFLITVGRSDANPTTVLEAMAWGLIPICTPESGYINYPGIINVPLDNLDRVAEILEWLQILPEQKLKKLQILNWQLLDTHFNWDRVAEQIVQAIHDDASPVIEKASCKQRLTIQWHYWTSPYSFLAPRNTKHTTRSLLSLLQLEILSRF
- a CDS encoding oligosaccharide flippase family protein, which produces MWQIKTFLKSKSLTGGTPENRSSERYRRIVLSMLAGLSMRGVSAVTMVISVPLTINYLGTERYGMWITMSAMLTILAFADLGIGNGLLNKLAYAHGRDDREGAQRYISSAFIMLSGVALLLGVVFMLIYPHVPWERFFNVTSTQAVRDAGPTVAVAIGCFLISIPLGIVQRVQQGYQEGYFDSFWQAVGKCFTLAGVLLAIYLRASLPWLIAALMLAPIAAQFLNGIILFGIRRPWLRPHWGAVRRSYGQELLEVGLFFFILQLASVIGYSSDSIVLAHIISPNAVSEYTIVKQLFSIIILFLSALLMPTWPAYGEATARGDRAWVGQTFVRSVAISLSISIPFSILLVLLGQQIVKLWVGDAVTPSPLLLVSFGIWTVISAFGGSVAMLLNGLQVIRFQAVCSLLMAASNIVISVVLTETIGISGVIWGSIVAQLVFILLPSMVYILRLLRPPELQLYTDTTRGSK